TCGATGCGGGTGATCTGGGCCCAGTCGCGGGCCGCGCGGATCTCGACCACCTCCCCCAGCGGCACGGCATTGCCCTGCCCGTCCAGGATCACCGCGTCGCGTAGGAAATCCAGCGTGGCGCGCTCGGCACCGCTCTGCCGCACCAGGATCTCGATGTGCTGATCACCGACCTGGACCGTGTCGACGATCTCGCCCAGGATGCCGGTGCGCAGCTGCCCGGCCACATCGGCCGCGGTAAGTCCCAGCGGCAGCGCCCCCTCGGCCAGTACCAGCCAACGCTGCGGCTTGCCGGGACGCAGGTCATCGAGCACGTTGGACACGCCGCGGTAACCGGCCAGCTTCACGGCCAGCGCATCGGCGGCCTGCTTGAGCCGGTCGAGATCCTCGCCATAGAGCCGCAGCTCGATGGGGATACCGGCCGGCCCGAAGCCCGGCTCCTGGATCACCAGGCTGATCAGGCCGGGGATGTCACCGATGGCCTCGCGCCAGCGCCGACTCAGGGTATCCAGATCGGTACTGCGGTTCTCGGTGCTCAGCAGGTCCAGCATGACGGTGGCCACATGCGGCCCGGTCTCACCGGCGCTGGGGTTGTGACTGAAGCGGGTCTGCACCGCCCGGACCAGCGCGGCACCGCCCGGCTGCTGCGGCGACAACTCGGCGTCGAGCGATTCCGCCGCGACCGTCACCCGTTCGACCACCGCCTCGGTACGCGCCAGCGGCGTGCCCTGGGGCATGAGGATGCGGGCCTCGAGCACATCGCCGTCGATCTCCGGCATGGCCTCCATCTTCACATGGCCACCGGCGATGAAGCCGGCCGAGCCCAGCAGCACCGCCAGCATGACGGCCAGCACGGCATAACGATATTTTACACCGCCATCGGCCAGAATCCCGATCCGATCGCGGAAACGCTCGAAGGCAGCGGCAAAACGCGCCCGCAGGCGCGAGTCATGTCCCGCGGTCAGGGCCGCCACCCCGCCCTTGAGGTGATGCGGCAGGATCCAGAAGGCCTCGACCAGACTGGCCAGCAGGGCGGCGATCAGCACCACCGGCAGCACCTCCAGCACCGACCCGAGTTCGCCGGCGAGAAAGGACAGCGGCACGAACACCGCGGCGGTGGTGAGAAAGGAAGACAGCACCCCCGGCAGCACCTCCCGCGCCCCCGCGACCACGGCCTCCAGCGGCGTTCGCCCTTCGCCGGCGTGGCGGGCGATGTTGTCGGTGATGACCACGGCATCGTCCATGACGATGCCGATGGCCATCAGCAGCCCGACCAGGGTGATCATGTTCAGCGACAGACCGGTCAGCGCCATCACCGCGAAGGCGCCGGCGAAGGCCGCCGGCAGCCCGAACAGCGCCCACAGCGCCAGCCGCGGGCGGAAGAACAGGCTCAGCACCAGGCCCACCAGTACCAGACCGAGGAGACCGTTCTCCACCAGCATCTGCAGGCGGTCGCGCACGATGGAGGTCATGTCCTGGGTCAGGGTCAGGCGCACGCCTTCGCCCTGCCGGCCACGCTCGCCGGCGACGAAGGCACGCAGCCGGTCCATGACATCAAGGGCATCGGCGTAGCGGGCCTTGTGCACCTCCAGCACCAGGGCGCGTTCGCCGTTGAAGCGCACCTGTTCCTCGGCCCGCTCGTAGGTCTCGGTGATGGTGGCGATCTCGCCCAGGCGCAGCTCGCCGCCGGCCGGACCGGCGATCACCACCAGCTCGGCCAATTCCTGCGGCCGGCGGCGCTGATCGACGAAGCGCAGCTGGATATCGCGGGCTTCGGTTTCCAGCACGCCCAGCGGCAGATCCACATTCTGCCGGCGCACGGCGGCGGCGATGTCCTCCACCCCCAGTCCGT
This sequence is a window from Thiohalobacter thiocyanaticus. Protein-coding genes within it:
- a CDS encoding efflux RND transporter permease subunit encodes the protein MIRWFAGHPTAANLLLILILAVGALAAPTLTRETFPDYLPPEVGIQMEYRGAAAADVEEAICQRLGEALARVEFMDEFRCTARDNLAEALAAMDPRGNMGRFLDDIRTEIEALTDLPERAEAPIIRELHRTDLVAALAVAGDMRLPDLETYAGQLEDRLLALPDVVDVVSRGLSQLQWQIEVPRDRLRQYGLGVEDIAAAVRRQNVDLPLGVLETEARDIQLRFVDQRRRPQELAELVVIAGPAGGELRLGEIATITETYERAEEQVRFNGERALVLEVHKARYADALDVMDRLRAFVAGERGRQGEGVRLTLTQDMTSIVRDRLQMLVENGLLGLVLVGLVLSLFFRPRLALWALFGLPAAFAGAFAVMALTGLSLNMITLVGLLMAIGIVMDDAVVITDNIARHAGEGRTPLEAVVAGAREVLPGVLSSFLTTAAVFVPLSFLAGELGSVLEVLPVVLIAALLASLVEAFWILPHHLKGGVAALTAGHDSRLRARFAAAFERFRDRIGILADGGVKYRYAVLAVMLAVLLGSAGFIAGGHVKMEAMPEIDGDVLEARILMPQGTPLARTEAVVERVTVAAESLDAELSPQQPGGAALVRAVQTRFSHNPSAGETGPHVATVMLDLLSTENRSTDLDTLSRRWREAIGDIPGLISLVIQEPGFGPAGIPIELRLYGEDLDRLKQAADALAVKLAGYRGVSNVLDDLRPGKPQRWLVLAEGALPLGLTAADVAGQLRTGILGEIVDTVQVGDQHIEILVRQSGAERATLDFLRDAVILDGQGNAVPLGEVVEIRAARDWAQITRIDGRRTVTVSADVDGRRANADAIVTDLSQSWLPELLARYPGVEVGIEGQAARSRETGQSIARGLLLGLLGIFLILSFQFRSYLEPLIVMLSIPLAFMGAIWGHVLMGYNLSMPSLVGAASLAGIVVNNAILLVMFIKQYRAEGMEVRAAAGRASRERTRAIFITSSTTIAGLLPLLAETSTQATAIIPLVIAVVFGLLVSTVLILIALPALYVILDDLGIARPPSAQDG